The Flavobacterium piscisymbiosum genome includes a region encoding these proteins:
- the xyl3A gene encoding xylan 1,4-beta-xylosidase produces MKSNYFYILSLLCFFNLNAQSYPYKDPLLSSKKRAEDLISRLTLEEKAALMCDQSDAIPRLGIKKFNWWSEALHGYANNDNVTVFPEPIGMAASFDDHLVFKVFDAVSDEARAKYNQWIQNGNENKRFLSLSVWTPNVNIFRDPRWGRGQETYGEDPYLTSRMGVSVVKGLQGPADAKYRKLLACAKHFAVHSGPEWSRHELNLNNVNPRELYETYLPAFKALVQEADVRQVMCAYQRLDDEPCCSNTKLLQRILRDDWGFQYMVVSDCGAVTDFYTTHKVSSDEVHAASKAVLAGTDVECVWDKYPFKKLPEAVAKDLIKEEEINKSLLRVLTGRFDLGEMDDDSIVPWTKIPASVLNSKEHQQLALEMAQKSMTLLQNKNNILPLNKNINKVAIIGPNADNEPMLWGNYNGTPNKTITIKKGIESKLAEDKILYDKSCDLVEDKVTQTYFDQISFEGKKGMKATYWNNPDREGNSVASQQILNPIKMTTAGQHEFASGVKLEGFSAKYETEFLAKENDVLIFKTGATGSFELLVDGKSVAKYTNWRTVPANIPFTVVAGKKYKIEILFAQSNNWQANLEFDFGKEFDIDFKGLIQKLKGIDTVIFAGGLSTLLEGEEMPVSYPGFKGGDRTNIELPAVQRKCLKELKAAGKKVIFVNCSGSAIALNPETESCDAILQAWYPGESGGQAVADVLFGDYNPSGKLPISFYKNSDKLGDFEDYSLKGRTYRYTTDVLFPFGFGLSYSKFEIEKGNVSKSKIKFNEDTQLNFSIKNSSKRNGTEIVQVYVRKLNDTDGPLKTLKAFKRIELKAGEKQNVTIDLPASSFEFYDTKTRAMNVTNGEYELYYGTSSDAKDLKMIKMVVQ; encoded by the coding sequence ATGAAGAGTAATTATTTCTATATTTTAAGTTTATTATGCTTTTTCAATTTAAACGCGCAGTCATATCCTTATAAAGATCCTTTGTTGAGTTCTAAGAAACGTGCAGAAGACTTAATTTCCCGATTGACTCTGGAAGAAAAGGCAGCATTAATGTGCGATCAAAGTGATGCGATACCCAGATTGGGAATCAAGAAATTCAATTGGTGGAGTGAAGCTTTGCATGGTTACGCCAATAATGATAATGTAACTGTTTTTCCTGAACCGATAGGTATGGCCGCTTCATTTGACGATCATTTGGTTTTTAAAGTATTTGATGCCGTTTCAGATGAAGCGCGTGCAAAATACAACCAATGGATACAAAACGGAAATGAAAATAAACGTTTTTTGAGTCTTTCGGTCTGGACGCCCAATGTAAATATTTTTAGGGATCCGCGTTGGGGACGAGGGCAGGAAACTTATGGAGAAGATCCTTACCTGACTTCAAGAATGGGAGTTTCTGTTGTTAAAGGACTTCAGGGACCTGCAGATGCTAAATACCGAAAACTTTTGGCCTGTGCGAAACATTTTGCCGTGCATTCCGGCCCGGAATGGAGCAGGCATGAATTGAACCTGAACAATGTAAACCCTCGTGAATTGTACGAAACCTATCTTCCGGCATTTAAAGCTTTGGTGCAGGAAGCGGATGTTCGACAAGTAATGTGTGCCTATCAGCGTTTAGACGATGAACCTTGCTGCAGCAATACCAAGTTATTACAGCGTATTCTTCGTGATGACTGGGGATTTCAATATATGGTAGTTTCAGATTGTGGAGCCGTTACAGATTTCTATACCACACATAAAGTTTCGTCAGATGAAGTGCATGCAGCATCAAAAGCTGTACTGGCAGGAACTGATGTTGAATGTGTCTGGGATAAATATCCATTTAAAAAATTACCCGAAGCCGTTGCCAAAGATTTAATAAAAGAAGAAGAAATCAATAAGAGTCTGCTTCGTGTTTTAACCGGTCGTTTTGATTTAGGCGAAATGGATGATGACTCGATTGTGCCCTGGACGAAGATTCCGGCATCTGTGCTTAATAGCAAAGAACATCAGCAGTTAGCGCTTGAAATGGCTCAAAAGTCAATGACACTTTTACAAAATAAAAACAATATTCTTCCTTTAAATAAAAACATAAATAAAGTTGCCATTATTGGTCCAAATGCAGATAATGAACCAATGTTGTGGGGAAATTATAATGGTACGCCAAATAAAACCATTACAATTAAGAAAGGAATAGAATCTAAACTTGCTGAAGATAAAATCCTGTATGATAAATCGTGTGATTTGGTAGAAGATAAAGTAACACAGACTTATTTTGATCAAATTTCATTTGAAGGAAAAAAAGGAATGAAAGCCACTTATTGGAATAATCCGGACAGAGAAGGAAACAGTGTGGCATCGCAGCAGATTTTAAATCCTATAAAAATGACAACGGCTGGTCAGCATGAATTTGCTTCCGGAGTTAAACTGGAAGGATTTTCGGCAAAATATGAAACCGAATTTTTAGCCAAAGAAAATGATGTTCTCATTTTTAAAACCGGCGCTACAGGATCTTTTGAGTTATTGGTCGATGGTAAATCTGTAGCAAAATATACGAACTGGCGTACTGTTCCGGCCAATATTCCGTTTACGGTTGTGGCAGGTAAAAAATATAAAATCGAAATTCTTTTTGCCCAGTCCAACAATTGGCAGGCAAATCTTGAATTCGATTTTGGAAAAGAATTCGATATAGATTTCAAAGGTCTGATTCAAAAATTAAAAGGTATCGATACGGTAATTTTTGCCGGCGGACTTTCGACTTTATTAGAAGGAGAAGAAATGCCGGTTTCTTATCCTGGTTTTAAAGGCGGTGACCGAACCAATATTGAACTTCCTGCCGTGCAGAGAAAATGTCTGAAAGAACTTAAAGCTGCCGGCAAAAAAGTAATTTTTGTAAACTGTTCAGGATCTGCAATTGCGTTAAACCCTGAAACAGAAAGCTGTGATGCCATTTTACAAGCATGGTATCCGGGAGAATCAGGAGGGCAGGCGGTCGCAGATGTTCTTTTTGGCGATTATAATCCTTCGGGAAAACTGCCCATTTCATTTTATAAAAATTCAGACAAATTAGGAGATTTTGAAGATTATTCCCTAAAAGGGCGCACGTATCGTTATACCACAGATGTTTTGTTTCCGTTTGGTTTTGGTTTGAGTTATTCTAAATTCGAAATTGAGAAAGGTAATGTCAGTAAGAGCAAGATAAAATTTAATGAAGATACACAGCTTAATTTTTCAATAAAAAATAGCAGTAAGCGCAACGGAACAGAGATTGTTCAGGTTTATGTTCGAAAATTAAACGATACAGACGGTCCTTTAAAAACATTGAAAGCTTTTAAACGAATTGAGTTAAAAGCCGGAGAAAAGCAAAATGTAACGATCGATTTACCTGCTTCTTCATTTGAATTCTATGATACCAAAACCAGAGCAATGAATGTAACCAATGGCGAATATGAGTTGTATTATGGCACTAGTTCTGATGCC
- a CDS encoding glycoside hydrolase family 43 protein — translation MKKIYILLAVFIIFSKSDAQDKKAQNPVIFADVPDLSIIRVGNEYYMSSTTMHMNPGVPIMKSKDLVNWKIINYAYQTLEDDNDQLNLENNKNDYGRGSWASSLRYQNGTYYVSTFSGTTGKTYIFSTKDIEKGNWKRTVLNTSYHDHSIFFDDDGKIHIVWGAGKIEIAELASDLTNIKSETKKVLIENASSPAGSNIMLQSEGSQLFKIEGKYYLFNIVWPKDGMRTVVIHRADKITGPWEGRIGFQDLGVAQGGLIDTPDGKWFSYLFRDYGGVGRIPYLVPVKWVDGWPVLGENNKVPQYLDLPESKGLIPGLVDSDDFNRKKGYQDLPLVWQWNHNPDNSLWSVKERKGYLRLKTASITNTLTQAKNTLTQRTFGPECSATTVLEVSKMKEGDFAGLTLFQKDFGLAGIKAENGSKRIVMIETVDGTSREIQSLPFSGNKIYFKATCNFKDKTDLGQFYYSLDGKKWIGIGNAIKLPYTLPHFMGYRFGLFNYAEKDLGGYVDFDYFRLENKI, via the coding sequence ATGAAAAAAATATATATTCTTTTAGCTGTTTTTATAATCTTTAGTAAATCTGATGCTCAGGATAAAAAGGCACAGAATCCTGTAATTTTTGCAGATGTTCCTGATTTGTCCATTATTAGAGTAGGCAATGAGTATTATATGAGCAGTACTACAATGCACATGAATCCGGGTGTTCCTATAATGAAATCGAAAGACTTAGTCAATTGGAAAATAATAAATTATGCGTACCAGACATTAGAAGATGACAATGATCAATTAAATTTAGAAAATAACAAGAACGATTACGGCAGAGGTTCATGGGCGAGTAGTCTGCGGTATCAAAATGGGACTTATTATGTAAGTACTTTTTCCGGAACAACAGGCAAAACGTATATTTTTTCTACAAAAGATATAGAAAAAGGCAATTGGAAAAGAACCGTTTTGAATACTTCCTACCATGATCATTCTATTTTTTTTGATGATGATGGCAAAATTCACATCGTTTGGGGAGCAGGGAAAATAGAGATTGCAGAGTTAGCATCAGACTTAACTAATATAAAATCAGAAACAAAAAAAGTTTTAATCGAAAATGCCAGTTCGCCTGCCGGAAGCAACATTATGCTGCAGTCAGAAGGTTCGCAATTGTTTAAAATAGAAGGCAAATATTATCTCTTTAATATTGTCTGGCCAAAAGACGGAATGCGTACTGTGGTCATTCATAGAGCCGATAAAATTACTGGTCCCTGGGAAGGAAGAATTGGTTTTCAGGATTTAGGTGTTGCACAAGGAGGCTTAATTGATACTCCTGACGGCAAATGGTTTTCATACTTGTTTAGAGATTACGGAGGCGTAGGACGTATTCCTTATTTGGTTCCGGTGAAATGGGTAGACGGTTGGCCGGTTTTAGGCGAAAATAATAAAGTACCTCAGTATTTAGATTTGCCCGAAAGTAAAGGATTAATTCCGGGACTAGTTGATTCCGATGATTTTAACCGTAAAAAAGGATATCAGGATTTGCCGTTAGTCTGGCAATGGAATCATAATCCTGATAATTCATTATGGTCGGTAAAAGAAAGAAAAGGATACCTGAGATTAAAAACAGCATCTATAACAAACACTTTAACTCAGGCTAAAAATACACTTACACAAAGAACTTTTGGACCGGAATGTTCTGCAACAACTGTGTTAGAAGTTTCTAAAATGAAAGAAGGTGATTTTGCCGGACTTACCTTATTTCAAAAAGATTTTGGCCTGGCAGGTATAAAAGCTGAAAACGGATCAAAAAGAATTGTAATGATTGAAACTGTAGACGGTACTTCAAGAGAAATTCAAAGCCTTCCTTTCTCAGGAAATAAAATTTATTTTAAAGCAACATGCAATTTTAAAGACAAAACCGATTTAGGCCAGTTTTACTATAGTCTCGATGGAAAAAAATGGATTGGTATAGGAAACGCAATTAAGCTGCCTTATACACTTCCTCATTTTATGGGCTATAGATTTGGTCTTTTTAATTATGCAGAGAAAGATTTAGGCGGTTATGTCGATTTTGATTATTTCCGTCTTGAGAATAAAATTTAA